The genomic interval GCGCAGGGTGCGGCGGAGCTCCCAGATGTCGGCGTCGGAGATGTCGGCGACGGCGTCCCAGCGCTGGGAGCCGCCGACGGTCAGGGCGTCCTCGGCCCGGCCGGCGCCGATCTGCCGGGCGCCGAGCCGGAGCACCTCGGGGGCGACCCAGGTGGGGGCGTGCACCCCGTTGGTGACGGAGGTGATCGGCACCTCCTCGGGGTCGAAGCCCGGCCAGAGGCCGGCGAACATCTGCCGGCTGACCTGGCCGTGCAGGGTGGAGACGCCGTTGGCCCGCTGGGCCAGGCGCAGGCCCATCACGGCCATGTTGAAGAGGTTGGGCTCGCCGCCGGGGTAGGTCTCCAGGCCGAGTTCGAGCACCCGCTCGACGTCGATGCCGGGCAGTTCCGCGCCGTGGCCGAAGTGCCGGGCGACGAGCTCGCGGTCGAAGCGGTCGATGCCGGCGGGCACGGGGGTGTGCGTGGTGAAGACGGCGCCGGCCCGCACGCACTCCAGTGCGCCGTCGAAGTCCGCCCCGCGCTCCACGAGTTCGCGGATGCGCTCCAGGCCGAGGAAGCCGGCGTGGCCCTCGTTGGTGTGGAACACCTCGGGTTCGGGGTGGCCGGTGAGCCGGCAGTACGTGCGCACGGCACGCACCCCGCCGATGCCCAGGAGCATCTCCTGGAGCAGCCGGTGCTCGCCGCCGCCGCCGTAGAGCCGGTCGGTGACCTCGCGCTCGCCGGGGGCGTTCTCCTCGACGTCGGAGTCGAGGAGCAGCAGCGGCACCCGGCCGACGCGGGCCTGCCAGATGTAGGCGAGCAGCGAGCGGCCGCCGGGGAGGTCGAGGCTGACGCGGCTGGGGGTGCCGTCGGGCTCGCGGAGCATGGTGAGCGGGAGCTCGTTGGGGTCGAGCAGGGGGTAGTGCTCCTGCTGCCAGCCCTCGCGGGAGAGGGACTGGCGGAAGTAGCCGTGGCGGTAGAGCAGCCCGACGCCGATGAGGGGGACGCCGAGGTCGCTCGCGGACTTCAGGTGGTCGCCGGCGAGGATGCCGAGGCCGCCGCTGTACTGCGGGAGGGCGGCGGTGATGCCGAACTCGGGCGAGAAGTAGGCGACGGCGGCGGGCAGCCCCTCCGGCTGCTCCTGGTACCAGCGCCGGCCGGTCAGATAGTCGTGCAGGTCGTCGGCCGCCGCGGCGAGCCGCCGCCGGAAGCGGCGGTCCTCGGCGAGGGCGGCCAGGCGGGTGGCGGGCACGGCGCCCAGCAGCCGCAGCGGGTCACCGGCGGCGGCCCGCCAGCCCTCGGGGTCGACGGCCTGGAAGAGCTCACGGGTCTCGGGGTGCCAGGACCAGCGCAGATTGCGCGCCAGCTCGCTGAGCGGTCGTAGGGGCTCCGGAAGGACGGGGCGCACACTGAATCGACGAATGGCCTTCACCCTCACGAAGGTAGCGGCGCGGCGGCTCCGGTTTCCGCGTGTTGGGCGCAACTGCCTGACCCTGGCAGGGGCAGGCGGACGCCGCGCCCCCTGATGTTGACTGGGGCACATGGACACACCTGCGGAGTTGGGAGATTTCCTCCGTACGCGCCGGGCCCGCCTCCAGCCGGAGGACGTGGGCCTGGTGGCGTACGGGAAGAGCCGGCGCGTGCCGGGGCTGCGGCGCGAGGAGCTCGCGCAGCTGGCCGGGGTGAGCGTGGCGTACTACACCAGGCTGGAGCAGGGGCAGTCGGGGAACGCCTCGGACGGGGTGCTGGACGCCCTGGCGCGGGCGCTGCGGCTGACCCCGGACGAGCACGCGCACCTGCGGAACCTGGCCCGGCCGGGCCGGACGGGGCGGCGGGCCGCGGCGCGGCCGCAGAGCGCGGGGGCCGGGGTGCGGCAGCTGGTGGCGGCGATGGGCACGCCGGCGGTGGTGCTGGACCTGCGCCACGACGTGCTGGCCTGGAACCCGCTGGGTCACGCCCTGCTGGCGGGCCATGTCGACGCCGCGGGGCCCGGCCGGCCGGAGGAGCGGCCCAACACCCAGCGGATCCTGTTCCTGGACAGCCACGCGCGGGAGCTGTACCCGCGGTGGGAGGAGGAGGCCAGGCGGGCGGTCGCCGCGCTGCGGCTGGCGGCGGGCGCCCATCCGGAGGACCGCCGGCTGGCCGAGCTGATCGGTGAACTCTGCATGCGCAGCGAGGAGTTCGCGGCACTGTGGGCGCGGCATCCGGTGCGGGCCTGCACCTCGGGCACGAAGGTCTTCCACCATCCGCTGGTGGGGGCGATGTCCCTCCAGTTCGAGATGATGGGGCTGCCGGACACGGACGGCCAGCGGCTGCTGGCGTTCAGCGCGGAGCCGGGCTCCCCGTCGGAGGCGGCGCTGCGGCTGCTGGCCTCGTCGGTCTCGGAGGCGGGCATTCCAGGTCCGCATGGTGGACCGTACGCGGCCGGTGACCGCTCGGCGCGGATCACCGGCTGATGCAGGGGGGTGACCCGGAAATACGCCGCGCGTACGCACGGGTCACGGGCGGCCGGGCGGCACTACGGCCTCCCGCGGCGGATCCGGGTGGGCGTTACCCCGTCCGGCCGCCACTTACCCCCTTTTCGCTCATTGCACACGATCGGCTCAACGAGGAGACTTCATACGGGTGACGGAGTGCCGTCCGTCCTCCCCACACGGTGCCAGGGGAACTACGCACCGGTAGTTCATCCGAGGCGGGCATGCCCGGCCGGGACCGGTGGGAAAGCTCCATCGGTATGCAGGGAAGTCACGCGTCAGCCGTACCGCCCCCTCCTCCATCGCCTCCGTCGCACGGTCCCGTCGTCTCCGCACTTCTTCCGCACCCACCCGAGTGAACGCGGACAGGAGCAGTCATGCGCGCACCCGGCCGACTGCCGGCGGAGCAGATAGAAAGAACCGAACCCTCCAGACCGCCCGATTCCGTCGAACCTCCAGGTGATCCCATGATCGGTCGCATCCCCGTCCTGGACCTCGGCCCGCTCGTGGACTGCGGTCGCAGGCCCGTCAAAGCGGTGGCCGGTGAGACCTTCCAGGTCACCGCCACCGTGTTCCGCGAGGGCCATGACGCGCTGGGCGCCAATGTCGTCCTGCGCGATGCGGCGGGCCGGTGCGGCCCCTGGACGCCGATGCGGGAGCTCGCGCCGGGCACCGACCGCTGGGGCGCGGAGGTGACGCCCGACGCCGAGGGGCGCTGGACGTACGCGGTGGAGGCGTGGAGCGATCCGGTGGCGAGCTGGCGGCACCAGGCGGGCATCAAGATCCCGGCC from Streptomyces albireticuli carries:
- the glgP gene encoding alpha-glucan family phosphorylase, translating into MKAIRRFSVRPVLPEPLRPLSELARNLRWSWHPETRELFQAVDPEGWRAAAGDPLRLLGAVPATRLAALAEDRRFRRRLAAAADDLHDYLTGRRWYQEQPEGLPAAVAYFSPEFGITAALPQYSGGLGILAGDHLKSASDLGVPLIGVGLLYRHGYFRQSLSREGWQQEHYPLLDPNELPLTMLREPDGTPSRVSLDLPGGRSLLAYIWQARVGRVPLLLLDSDVEENAPGEREVTDRLYGGGGEHRLLQEMLLGIGGVRAVRTYCRLTGHPEPEVFHTNEGHAGFLGLERIRELVERGADFDGALECVRAGAVFTTHTPVPAGIDRFDRELVARHFGHGAELPGIDVERVLELGLETYPGGEPNLFNMAVMGLRLAQRANGVSTLHGQVSRQMFAGLWPGFDPEEVPITSVTNGVHAPTWVAPEVLRLGARQIGAGRAEDALTVGGSQRWDAVADISDADIWELRRTLREQLVEEVRERLRASWRERGAGTAELGWIDGVLDPDVLTIGFARRVPSYKRLTLMLRDRDRLMELLLHPERPIQIVVAGKAHPADDSGKRLVQELVRFADDPRVRHRVVFLPDYGMAMAQKLYPGCDVWLNNPLRPLEACGTSGMKAALNGCLNLSVLDGWWDEWFEPDFGWAIPTADGTATDENRRDDLEAAALYDLLAERVAPRFYDRGAGGLPGRWIEMVRRTLATLGPKVLAGRMVREYVDRLYTPAAEAQRALNPDAARELATWKARVRDAWPGVAVDHVEAVADTALNGTAELGSTVSLRVSVTLGALDPADVEVQAVAGRVDPSDHLSRTSTFPLKPTAGPGTDGRRIYEGPLTLDRTGPFGYTVRILPAHRLLASGAELGLVTLPSEAADRASGVLLR
- a CDS encoding helix-turn-helix transcriptional regulator yields the protein MDTPAELGDFLRTRRARLQPEDVGLVAYGKSRRVPGLRREELAQLAGVSVAYYTRLEQGQSGNASDGVLDALARALRLTPDEHAHLRNLARPGRTGRRAAARPQSAGAGVRQLVAAMGTPAVVLDLRHDVLAWNPLGHALLAGHVDAAGPGRPEERPNTQRILFLDSHARELYPRWEEEARRAVAALRLAAGAHPEDRRLAELIGELCMRSEEFAALWARHPVRACTSGTKVFHHPLVGAMSLQFEMMGLPDTDGQRLLAFSAEPGSPSEAALRLLASSVSEAGIPGPHGGPYAAGDRSARITG